The following proteins are encoded in a genomic region of Ornithinibacillus sp. 4-3:
- the pssA gene encoding CDP-diacylglycerol--serine O-phosphatidyltransferase, giving the protein MFLIRRIDYTKLKAQMANFITLINLALGIMAIIFMFEGSYKMSIFFIILAVVSDRFDGLVARKYNIESEFGKEFDSLCDLVSFGVAPALLVYHTSLSQLTGVGVTLVVLYIICGAIRLARYNVQEFDGSFYGIPITVCGFILTFFVIFHQHLSVLFFAIMISILTVSMISNIRIPKM; this is encoded by the coding sequence ATGTTTTTGATTAGACGTATTGATTATACTAAACTAAAAGCACAAATGGCTAATTTTATTACTTTAATAAATCTAGCACTTGGTATTATGGCGATCATTTTTATGTTTGAAGGTTCATATAAAATGAGTATTTTCTTTATTATTCTAGCAGTAGTTTCAGATCGCTTTGATGGTTTAGTTGCAAGAAAATACAATATAGAATCAGAGTTTGGGAAAGAGTTCGATTCTTTATGTGATTTAGTTTCTTTTGGTGTTGCACCAGCATTACTCGTTTATCATACTAGCTTAAGTCAATTAACGGGAGTAGGGGTAACATTAGTTGTATTATATATTATTTGTGGTGCCATTCGCTTAGCTCGTTATAATGTACAGGAATTTGATGGGTCATTTTATGGTATTCCTATTACTGTTTGTGGATTTATTCTTACATTTTTCGTGATTTTCCATCAGCACTTATCCGTATTATTTTTTGCAATTATGATATCTATTTTAACAGTTTCCATGATTAGTAACATTCGAATACCAAAGATGTAA
- a CDS encoding phosphatidylserine decarboxylase, protein MNKKKLLKYFINLTGNRYSSTALRKFSQSGLSKPLIRPFARTYRINIDEMKLPLNAFGSLHDFFTRELKPDLRPINQSPNILISPVDAVVESMGIVRQNNRFSVKDQQYTLEQIFGSTERAKTYESGYYFILYLSPRDYHRFHYPIDGKVGVRYALGEKSYPVNQMGLQYGDTPFATNYRIISELETAYGKVAMIKVGALNVNSIQLSHSDEHFSKGEELGYFSFGSTVILFIEKNNNFSPLVQEKEKLQLGKPLAVWE, encoded by the coding sequence ATGAATAAAAAGAAATTACTTAAATATTTTATTAATCTTACAGGTAACCGTTATAGTTCAACAGCATTGAGGAAATTTTCTCAATCTGGATTAAGTAAGCCTCTCATCCGTCCATTTGCTAGGACCTATCGGATTAATATTGATGAGATGAAGCTTCCTTTAAATGCATTCGGTTCTTTGCATGATTTCTTCACTCGAGAATTAAAGCCTGACTTGCGCCCTATTAATCAATCACCTAACATCCTCATCTCGCCAGTGGATGCAGTAGTTGAAAGTATGGGTATTGTCCGTCAGAATAACCGTTTTTCTGTAAAAGATCAACAATACACATTAGAACAAATCTTCGGTAGTACAGAGCGTGCAAAAACTTATGAATCAGGTTATTATTTTATTTTATACCTTTCTCCTCGTGACTACCACCGATTTCACTATCCAATTGACGGAAAAGTTGGAGTAAGATATGCACTTGGTGAAAAATCTTATCCTGTGAATCAAATGGGACTACAATATGGTGATACCCCATTTGCTACGAATTATCGAATTATTTCTGAATTAGAAACTGCTTACGGAAAGGTTGCCATGATAAAAGTTGGTGCATTAAATGTTAATTCTATTCAACTTAGCCATTCCGATGAGCATTTTTCAAAAGGTGAAGAACTTGGCTATTTTTCATTTGGATCGACTGTCATTTTATTTATTGAAAAAAATAACAATTTCTCTCCTTTAGTTCAAGAGAAAGAAAAGCTCCAATTAGGAAAGCCGCTCGCAGTATGGGAATAA
- a CDS encoding DedA family protein produces MEIWYEMIGQFGYISIFTLLSLGIIGLPIPIPDELILAYLGYITAMGYMDFTLTFIVALLGALCGVTISYFIGNKLGEPFIRKYGSKLWIRKSAIERMERLFQKYGSLAIFISYFVPGGRNVAACMGGITRFPFKQFALYAYAGSLFWVIALLWIGNRLGTSFVMITHFIHRYMANMIIIIILGAIIYGIYYFYRRTSKHRM; encoded by the coding sequence ATGGAAATTTGGTATGAAATGATAGGGCAATTTGGATATATTTCTATTTTTACCCTACTCTCTCTGGGAATAATTGGTTTACCAATTCCAATTCCAGATGAGTTAATATTAGCATATTTAGGATATATAACTGCAATGGGATATATGGATTTCACTCTAACATTTATTGTTGCTCTTTTAGGAGCTCTTTGTGGAGTAACGATTAGTTATTTTATTGGTAATAAGCTAGGAGAACCATTTATTCGTAAATATGGTTCGAAGCTTTGGATTAGAAAAAGTGCGATAGAACGAATGGAAAGATTATTTCAAAAATATGGTTCCTTAGCCATTTTTATCAGTTACTTTGTTCCGGGCGGTAGAAATGTTGCGGCTTGTATGGGAGGAATTACTCGATTTCCTTTTAAACAGTTTGCGCTATACGCATATGCTGGATCACTGTTCTGGGTAATTGCATTATTGTGGATAGGTAATAGACTTGGTACAAGTTTTGTTATGATTACACATTTTATCCACCGTTATATGGCAAATATGATTATTATTATCATTCTTGGAGCTATTATTTATGGCATTTACTATTTTTATAGACGTACATCAAAGCATCGGATGTAA
- a CDS encoding EndoU domain-containing protein, with translation MWKNFLYTLFISASFFLIAGCSLDEVLDGVDQILNEESDSAQQIESISELKNTDYFKQGALAHILEGELNKKNQAVGFHYDRLPTKKGEIIPGTATEPNDFGVFEAEVKVNDVAKTSNKGRSSFFPNEWTTQQVVDAINEAYEHRAFISGNTYEGLTAEGMPIRMYLDNKDLIISAFPVY, from the coding sequence ATGTGGAAAAATTTTCTCTACACATTATTCATTAGTGCTAGCTTTTTCCTTATTGCAGGATGTAGCCTTGACGAAGTACTTGACGGAGTAGATCAGATCCTCAATGAAGAATCAGATTCTGCGCAGCAGATCGAAAGTATTTCTGAACTAAAAAATACCGATTATTTTAAACAAGGGGCCTTAGCTCATATTTTAGAAGGAGAGCTAAATAAAAAGAATCAAGCAGTTGGTTTCCATTATGATAGGCTACCTACGAAAAAAGGAGAAATTATTCCAGGAACTGCTACAGAGCCAAATGATTTCGGTGTTTTTGAAGCAGAAGTAAAAGTAAATGATGTTGCAAAAACATCCAATAAAGGGAGATCGTCTTTCTTTCCAAATGAATGGACAACTCAGCAGGTTGTCGATGCAATTAATGAAGCATACGAGCATCGTGCGTTTATTTCGGGGAATACCTATGAAGGCTTAACAGCTGAAGGAATGCCTATTCGTATGTATTTAGACAATAAAGATCTGATAATCTCTGCTTTTCCAGTTTATTAA
- a CDS encoding MraY family glycosyltransferase, which produces MLYIVIALSFILSLILTPMVKKFAVRIGALDYPNARKVHQYVMPRMGGLAIFISFVIGFLVFLPQTYTLWPILLGAIIITATGMLDDLYQLTARGKLTLQLLAAGVTVIGGVQLEFITLPFIDERVEFGYWAIPITIIWIVAITNAINLLDGLDGLAAGVSAIALFTISMLAVMMGNPLLALIGFLLFGSTVGFLAYNFHPAKIFMGDTGALFLGYMISVISIMGLFKNATIFSLIVPIIILGVPILDTVFAIIRRMVQKKPISAPDKFHIHHCLIRLGLTHRQTVMLIYLMSAMFSLAAILFTRATMWGSTAILIALIILVELIVEITGLISKNYRPLLNLISKVTV; this is translated from the coding sequence ATGCTATATATTGTAATTGCACTGTCATTTATATTGTCACTTATACTTACACCAATGGTTAAGAAATTTGCTGTACGAATAGGCGCACTTGATTATCCAAATGCACGAAAAGTGCATCAATATGTTATGCCTAGAATGGGTGGTTTAGCTATTTTTATTAGCTTTGTCATCGGGTTTCTTGTATTCTTACCGCAAACTTATACACTCTGGCCTATATTGCTTGGAGCAATTATTATTACAGCAACAGGAATGTTGGATGATCTGTATCAATTAACTGCAAGAGGGAAATTAACCCTTCAATTGCTTGCGGCAGGAGTTACTGTAATAGGTGGAGTTCAGTTAGAATTCATTACATTGCCATTTATAGATGAAAGAGTTGAATTTGGTTATTGGGCAATTCCAATTACAATCATTTGGATTGTAGCAATTACGAATGCTATCAACTTGCTTGATGGATTAGATGGCCTTGCAGCAGGAGTTTCTGCCATCGCTCTATTCACAATTTCGATGCTAGCAGTAATGATGGGGAATCCGTTGCTTGCTTTAATTGGATTTTTATTATTCGGAAGCACTGTTGGTTTCTTGGCATATAATTTCCATCCAGCTAAAATATTTATGGGAGACACAGGAGCCTTGTTTCTAGGCTATATGATTAGTGTTATCTCCATTATGGGTCTGTTTAAAAATGCTACAATCTTCTCATTAATTGTACCTATTATTATTTTGGGAGTACCAATTTTAGATACTGTATTTGCGATTATTCGTCGTATGGTACAGAAAAAGCCAATTTCAGCACCAGATAAATTTCATATTCATCATTGCTTAATTCGTTTAGGGTTAACACATCGACAAACAGTGATGCTCATTTATTTAATGAGTGCGATGTTTAGTTTAGCAGCTATCTTATTTACACGAGCAACCATGTGGGGATCGACAGCTATCTTAATTGCTTTGATTATCCTGGTAGAGCTGATTGTGGAAATAACGGGGCTTATTAGTAAAAACTATCGCCCACTATTGAATTTAATCTCAAAAGTTACTGTATAA
- a CDS encoding amidohydrolase produces the protein MLAIKNATVFDGNGNTLDAQTILIEDGKFKQIDGDLNIPDNYEVIDAGGKIITPGLIDVHSHLGVVEEGIGSNGVDSNETSSATTPEVRALDAIDPTEVGFQDCRNEGITTVQVMPGSANVIGGEMVVMKTVGNIVDEMLLRSPSGMKAALGENPKNAHGSKGKPPKTRMGIAALLRSKLIEAQNYLNSDKKERNLGLENLVKVLNKEIPLRIHAHRANDIVTALRIKREFDIDMSLEHGTEGHEIAEFIAKHDVPVSVGPTMSSRNKVETKRKGWHTIKRLTDAGVSCSLTVDHPVIGVRFLRTSLVHAIREGLSEQEALKSITINAAKHLGVEDRVGSIEAGKDADFVIWNGNPFHLQDEVEAVYIDGQLVRDKTVQSDVDTIVF, from the coding sequence ATGCTTGCAATAAAAAATGCTACTGTTTTTGATGGAAATGGAAACACTTTAGATGCTCAAACGATTCTAATAGAGGACGGAAAATTTAAACAGATTGATGGAGATTTAAATATTCCCGACAATTATGAGGTTATTGATGCTGGGGGGAAAATTATTACCCCCGGCTTAATTGATGTCCACTCTCATCTTGGTGTTGTAGAAGAAGGTATCGGTTCAAACGGTGTAGATTCTAATGAAACAAGCTCGGCTACAACCCCAGAGGTTCGTGCACTTGATGCTATTGACCCAACAGAAGTTGGATTTCAGGATTGCCGAAATGAAGGAATTACAACAGTACAAGTCATGCCAGGTAGTGCAAATGTTATCGGTGGGGAAATGGTTGTGATGAAGACCGTTGGTAATATCGTCGATGAAATGTTATTACGTTCTCCATCAGGGATGAAAGCTGCACTAGGAGAAAATCCTAAAAATGCGCACGGTTCAAAAGGCAAGCCTCCTAAAACACGTATGGGTATTGCCGCATTATTAAGAAGTAAGCTTATCGAAGCACAAAATTATTTAAACAGTGATAAAAAAGAACGAAATCTAGGATTAGAGAACTTAGTGAAAGTATTAAACAAAGAAATTCCACTCCGAATTCATGCACATCGTGCTAATGATATCGTAACTGCTTTGCGCATTAAGCGTGAGTTCGATATTGATATGTCCTTAGAGCATGGGACAGAAGGACATGAAATAGCTGAATTTATTGCTAAGCATGATGTTCCTGTTTCGGTTGGACCTACTATGTCATCTCGTAATAAAGTAGAGACAAAACGTAAAGGCTGGCATACAATTAAACGGTTAACAGACGCTGGTGTATCTTGTTCTTTAACAGTAGATCATCCAGTTATTGGTGTACGTTTCTTACGTACCAGTTTAGTGCACGCAATACGTGAAGGTTTATCTGAACAAGAAGCTTTAAAATCAATTACCATCAATGCCGCTAAACATCTAGGAGTAGAAGATCGTGTTGGATCTATTGAAGCTGGAAAAGATGCGGATTTTGTCATCTGGAATGGTAATCCCTTCCATTTACAGGATGAAGTGGAGGCTGTCTATATTGACGGGCAATTAGTTCGCGATAAAACTGTTCAATCTGATGTAGATACGATTGTGTTTTAA
- a CDS encoding glycosyltransferase family 4 protein has translation MIQSFDLIVALLIACVSTFILTIPVRALAMKFEVLDHPNRRKIHENPTPRLGGVAIFIGSYLGILYLQPQHEHLWEIFFGSLIIVIIGALDDRFELRPYVKLGGHIAAAALVISSGLVIEKITLPFFGVVELGFISVLVTFIWIIGITNAINLIDGLDGLATGVTTIAFTSMLIMAMIDVRVVAAYFCIVLIGSNLGFLYHNFYPAKIYMGDSGSNFLGYMIAVVSILGLFKNIALLSFIIPVILLAVPIFDTFFAIVRRIKNKESIMVADNYHVHYQLLRAGYTHRGAVVIIYVFSAVFGVLAVLFAKASITFALLITALVLVVLHLLAEMAGIVLGGRRPVIDAYKRLFVRKKNVEDR, from the coding sequence ATGATTCAATCATTTGATTTAATTGTTGCTCTACTTATAGCATGTGTTTCAACATTTATATTAACGATACCTGTACGAGCCCTCGCTATGAAATTTGAAGTGTTGGACCATCCAAACAGGAGAAAAATACATGAAAATCCAACTCCAAGACTTGGAGGCGTGGCTATTTTTATTGGATCTTATTTAGGGATTCTTTATCTGCAGCCACAGCATGAACATTTATGGGAAATCTTCTTTGGATCATTAATTATTGTTATTATTGGCGCTCTAGATGATCGATTTGAATTAAGGCCATATGTCAAACTAGGAGGACATATTGCAGCCGCCGCATTGGTAATTTCTTCCGGTTTAGTAATTGAGAAAATCACACTACCTTTTTTTGGAGTAGTAGAACTAGGTTTTATTAGTGTTCTTGTTACTTTCATTTGGATTATTGGAATTACGAATGCAATTAATTTGATTGACGGTTTAGATGGTTTAGCCACAGGAGTGACAACCATTGCTTTTACAAGCATGTTAATTATGGCGATGATTGATGTGCGTGTAGTGGCTGCTTACTTCTGTATTGTATTGATTGGTTCAAATTTAGGATTTCTATACCATAATTTTTATCCAGCAAAGATATATATGGGTGATTCAGGCTCAAACTTTTTAGGATATATGATTGCAGTAGTATCGATTCTTGGTTTATTTAAGAATATTGCGCTATTAAGCTTTATTATTCCAGTAATCTTATTAGCTGTACCAATTTTCGACACTTTTTTTGCGATTGTAAGGAGAATTAAAAATAAAGAAAGTATTATGGTAGCAGATAATTACCATGTGCATTATCAACTACTTCGGGCAGGTTATACGCATCGTGGAGCCGTAGTAATTATTTATGTGTTTAGCGCAGTTTTTGGTGTGTTAGCAGTTCTATTTGCTAAAGCCTCTATTACCTTTGCTTTATTGATTACTGCCCTTGTTCTTGTTGTTCTACATTTATTAGCAGAAATGGCAGGAATTGTTCTTGGAGGAAGAAGACCCGTGATAGATGCGTACAAACGACTATTTGTTCGGAAAAAAAATGTGGAAGATCGTTAA
- a CDS encoding ABC transporter substrate-binding protein — MKKAFYLCVFVVLAIVISACSSEKEDNDTNKKSGDGKKLTPVTFVLDWTPNTNHTGIYVAKEKGFFEEEGLDVEIILPGEVGSNQLVASGTADFGVSYQERLIMARPEGLPLVSIAAVIQHNTAGYASPVDKNIQTPKDFEGKKFGGIGVPLQEAMMRFIMEENGADVEKVDFINIGQSDWFTAIERDVDFSTVFYGWTGIEAGLRGLDINMMYYIDVADGLDFYTPVLVTSEDMIESDPDTVRAFIHGATKGYEFAIDNPEAAANILIEAEPDLDPELVKHSQEWLADRYQDDAEQWGIQELERWEKPAKFLHENGIVDELIDFEKAFTNDFLPEK; from the coding sequence TTGAAGAAAGCATTTTATTTATGTGTGTTCGTCGTGTTAGCTATTGTTATCTCTGCTTGTAGTAGTGAGAAAGAAGACAATGACACAAATAAAAAATCTGGAGATGGCAAAAAATTAACACCTGTTACTTTCGTTCTTGATTGGACACCAAATACAAACCATACTGGAATTTATGTTGCTAAAGAAAAAGGATTCTTTGAAGAGGAAGGATTAGATGTAGAAATCATACTGCCTGGAGAGGTTGGCTCTAACCAACTTGTCGCTTCTGGGACAGCAGACTTTGGAGTAAGCTACCAAGAGCGTCTTATTATGGCTCGCCCTGAAGGTCTCCCGCTCGTTTCTATTGCTGCAGTGATTCAACATAACACAGCTGGATATGCGTCACCAGTAGATAAAAACATTCAAACACCGAAAGACTTTGAAGGGAAAAAGTTTGGAGGCATTGGAGTTCCGCTACAAGAGGCTATGATGCGTTTCATCATGGAAGAAAATGGTGCAGATGTAGAAAAGGTTGATTTTATCAATATTGGACAATCTGATTGGTTTACAGCTATTGAAAGAGATGTGGACTTCTCTACAGTATTCTACGGCTGGACAGGCATAGAAGCAGGGTTACGTGGGCTGGACATCAATATGATGTATTATATCGACGTTGCAGATGGGCTTGATTTCTATACACCTGTTTTAGTAACCAGCGAAGATATGATCGAATCAGATCCTGATACTGTGAGAGCATTTATCCATGGAGCTACAAAGGGATATGAATTCGCAATAGATAATCCAGAAGCAGCAGCAAATATTTTAATAGAAGCTGAACCCGATTTAGATCCTGAGCTAGTTAAACATAGTCAAGAATGGTTAGCAGATCGCTACCAAGATGATGCCGAACAATGGGGAATTCAAGAGCTAGAAAGATGGGAGAAGCCTGCTAAATTCCTGCATGAAAATGGTATTGTTGATGAACTAATTGATTTTGAAAAAGCATTCACAAATGATTTCTTACCTGAAAAGTAA
- a CDS encoding ABC transporter permease, translating to MTAIIVVILLWELATRIFDIEKWFLPAPSDIWTEFTEVLPEFMPHFYASLQLTTSGFAIGVSVGLIIALILHTLPRVKETFYPFLILSQNMPVIVIAPLLVIWLGFGPLPKLIIITIACFFPVAISALGGFQQTNRDLVYYMKMMGATRSQLFFKLELPHALPSIFSGLKIAATYSVMATVVSEWLGAQKGIGVFITLATSSYRTSRVFIAIIIAMLLSLAFFGLILLLERLIIRWQKGEEK from the coding sequence GTGACTGCAATTATAGTCGTGATTCTTCTCTGGGAATTAGCAACCCGCATTTTTGATATAGAAAAATGGTTCCTACCTGCTCCTTCTGATATTTGGACAGAATTCACAGAAGTACTTCCCGAGTTTATGCCACATTTCTATGCATCCCTACAACTTACAACTTCGGGATTCGCTATCGGTGTTTCTGTTGGCTTAATTATCGCTTTGATATTACATACCTTGCCACGGGTAAAAGAAACATTCTACCCTTTCTTAATCTTATCGCAGAACATGCCAGTAATTGTTATTGCACCACTACTTGTTATTTGGCTTGGTTTTGGGCCGTTGCCTAAGCTAATTATTATTACCATTGCCTGTTTCTTCCCAGTAGCAATTTCAGCACTAGGAGGATTTCAACAAACCAATCGAGACCTTGTTTATTATATGAAAATGATGGGTGCTACAAGATCACAGCTTTTCTTTAAATTAGAGTTACCTCATGCATTACCATCCATTTTCTCTGGTCTAAAAATTGCTGCAACATATAGTGTCATGGCAACAGTTGTGTCTGAATGGCTTGGCGCTCAGAAGGGAATTGGTGTGTTTATTACACTTGCTACCTCCTCTTACCGTACTTCCCGGGTATTTATTGCCATAATTATCGCCATGTTACTAAGCCTTGCATTCTTTGGTCTTATCTTATTATTAGAAAGATTAATTATTCGTTGGCAGAAGGGGGAAGAGAAATAA
- a CDS encoding ABC transporter ATP-binding protein: MKLEIHNIHKSFGEKLVLEGISFDVKDGEFISLIGPSGSGKSTLFNLIGGLLTPDTGDIYMDGESIIGKSGHISYMPQQAALFPWRSVLKNALLGQELHGSQDEKRAIHMLEKAGIAEVIHAYPHALSGGMKQRVAFIRALLSPQAFMCLDEPFSALDEFTRLEMQKWLLSTWDQFDKSVLFITHNIDEALFLSDKIVILSTNPAQVKEIIQVPFARPRNEELLLSADFLEWKKYVMGAVQA, translated from the coding sequence ATGAAATTAGAGATACACAATATTCATAAATCATTTGGAGAAAAGCTAGTATTAGAAGGAATCTCCTTTGATGTAAAGGATGGGGAATTCATCTCTCTTATTGGTCCTTCTGGCAGTGGAAAAAGCACACTATTTAATCTGATCGGTGGATTATTAACTCCAGACACTGGAGATATCTATATGGATGGAGAATCGATTATAGGAAAAAGTGGTCATATTAGCTATATGCCACAACAGGCAGCATTATTTCCATGGCGTTCTGTCTTAAAAAATGCATTACTTGGGCAGGAATTGCACGGGAGCCAGGATGAAAAGCGAGCTATTCATATGTTAGAAAAAGCAGGAATTGCAGAAGTCATTCATGCATATCCTCATGCTTTATCTGGAGGCATGAAACAACGAGTTGCTTTTATTCGTGCGTTACTGAGTCCGCAAGCGTTTATGTGCTTAGACGAGCCATTCTCTGCCCTAGATGAATTTACTCGATTAGAAATGCAAAAATGGCTCCTTTCCACTTGGGATCAATTCGATAAATCTGTACTATTCATCACCCATAATATTGATGAGGCATTATTTCTATCAGATAAGATTGTTATCTTGTCTACAAATCCAGCTCAAGTTAAAGAAATTATTCAGGTCCCCTTTGCACGACCTCGCAATGAGGAGCTTTTGCTTTCTGCTGACTTTTTAGAATGGAAAAAGTATGTTATGGGAGCGGTTCAAGCGTAA
- a CDS encoding threonine/serine exporter family protein, with the protein MDGSRDIAKVSMLAGKIMLESGAETHRVEDTMTRIATAYGLTDAQSFAMPTGINFSTSFAEASNLMRISNRSTDLHKIAEVNDISRQIAAGELTLTEALKALQALEKTDLSFPKWLQILAAAALSSCFAIMFGGNWADFIPTFITGGIGFWMMLIVLHFVEIRFIADFAASFLIGILAIIFIQTGLGVEIDKIIIGAVMPLVPGLPITNAVRDLLAGHLVAGVSKGVEALLTAFAIGAGIAVCFAIF; encoded by the coding sequence ATGGATGGTTCTCGAGATATCGCAAAGGTTAGCATGCTTGCAGGGAAAATTATGCTAGAAAGTGGTGCGGAAACACATCGTGTCGAGGATACAATGACACGTATTGCAACAGCTTATGGTCTAACAGATGCTCAAAGCTTTGCTATGCCTACAGGAATTAATTTTTCGACTTCGTTTGCAGAAGCATCTAATTTGATGCGAATTTCTAATCGTTCAACAGATCTCCATAAAATTGCTGAAGTAAATGATATATCACGACAGATTGCTGCTGGTGAGCTCACTTTAACAGAAGCATTAAAAGCATTGCAAGCTTTAGAAAAAACTGATCTGTCTTTTCCCAAATGGCTACAAATTCTTGCAGCAGCAGCATTAAGTAGCTGTTTTGCAATTATGTTTGGTGGTAATTGGGCAGATTTCATACCTACATTTATCACTGGTGGAATTGGCTTTTGGATGATGCTGATTGTACTTCACTTTGTTGAAATTCGTTTTATTGCTGATTTTGCTGCATCATTCTTAATTGGAATTCTAGCAATTATCTTTATTCAAACTGGTTTAGGTGTGGAAATAGATAAGATTATTATTGGTGCAGTCATGCCATTAGTTCCTGGACTGCCAATCACAAATGCTGTACGTGATTTACTCGCTGGCCATCTTGTAGCAGGTGTTTCCAAAGGAGTAGAAGCATTGCTAACAGCGTTTGCTATTGGTGCAGGAATTGCTGTATGTTTTGCAATTTTTTAA
- a CDS encoding threonine/serine exporter family protein: MLIIAQLITSFIASAGFAILFNSPRQVLAQCGLVGMCGWILYYYLTSVNQMDVVAATVIAAILVGILSRLCAVYFKKPILIFYVAGIIPLVPGGIAYHAMRNFVENDYLSGVQLSAKVILLSGGIALGLMFSEVAYKIIQKAKKQI, from the coding sequence ATGCTAATTATTGCTCAATTAATAACGAGCTTTATTGCTTCAGCAGGCTTTGCAATCTTATTTAATTCCCCACGTCAAGTCTTAGCACAATGTGGACTTGTTGGAATGTGCGGCTGGATTTTATATTATTATTTAACATCTGTAAATCAAATGGATGTTGTTGCTGCAACTGTTATTGCTGCAATACTTGTTGGAATTCTAAGTAGATTATGTGCGGTTTATTTTAAAAAACCAATTCTAATTTTTTATGTGGCTGGAATTATTCCATTGGTTCCTGGTGGCATTGCTTATCACGCTATGCGAAATTTTGTCGAAAACGATTATTTGTCAGGTGTACAATTATCCGCAAAAGTTATTTTATTATCAGGCGGAATTGCTCTAGGATTAATGTTCTCTGAAGTAGCTTATAAAATCATCCAAAAAGCAAAAAAGCAGATATAA
- a CDS encoding competence protein ComK — protein MSIITNATMYIITKNTKAIIANSSGHYRSKIFHSEGESNSIHSPRQIISYNCMKNHSSMEGRETAARHVLRTNSKLPISVNPSLGIYLFPTTSPRNPQCVWLSYYHIDFFKQVDELTYIHFQDGTNLHISISERTLDQQYKKTSQLIAAFHRENIFGYSL, from the coding sequence TTGAGTATCATAACAAATGCTACAATGTATATTATTACCAAAAACACAAAAGCAATTATCGCAAATTCTAGTGGGCATTATCGTTCAAAAATTTTCCATTCTGAAGGAGAATCTAATTCTATCCATTCTCCTAGACAAATTATTTCGTATAATTGTATGAAGAATCACTCATCAATGGAAGGAAGAGAAACAGCGGCACGTCATGTATTACGAACAAATAGCAAATTACCTATTTCAGTGAACCCATCATTGGGAATCTATTTATTTCCGACCACATCTCCAAGAAATCCTCAATGTGTATGGCTTTCATATTATCATATCGATTTTTTCAAACAAGTGGATGAGCTTACATATATTCATTTTCAAGATGGAACTAATTTACATATTTCTATTTCAGAAAGAACATTAGATCAGCAGTACAAAAAAACAAGTCAACTAATTGCTGCTTTCCATCGAGAAAATATTTTTGGCTACAGCCTATAA
- the fabZ gene encoding 3-hydroxyacyl-ACP dehydratase FabZ, with amino-acid sequence MDIQEIKEVIPHRYPFLLVDRVLEMEEGKRVVAIKNVTANEPFFQGHFPEYAVMPGVLIIEALAQVGAIGMLHMEENKGKIGFLAGLDKCRFKRQVVPGDQLHLEVEITRVKGPIGKGKGIATVNGELACEAEIMFAIK; translated from the coding sequence ATGGACATTCAAGAAATTAAAGAAGTTATTCCACACCGCTATCCTTTCCTATTAGTTGATAGAGTGTTAGAGATGGAAGAAGGAAAGCGTGTCGTTGCAATTAAAAATGTAACAGCAAATGAACCATTCTTTCAAGGACACTTTCCAGAGTATGCAGTAATGCCAGGTGTATTAATTATTGAGGCATTAGCTCAAGTTGGAGCAATTGGTATGTTACATATGGAAGAAAACAAAGGAAAAATTGGCTTTTTAGCAGGATTAGATAAATGTCGTTTTAAACGTCAAGTTGTCCCAGGTGATCAATTGCATTTAGAAGTTGAAATCACACGTGTTAAGGGACCTATTGGTAAAGGAAAAGGTATTGCAACAGTAAATGGTGAGCTTGCTTGTGAAGCAGAAATTATGTTTGCAATTAAATAA